ATCCTTTGGAATCTACCATTTGGGAGTTGTAAAAGCTTTACACCAACAAAACTTACTTCCTCGAATTATAGCTGGGTCTAGTATGGGTGCAATAGTCGCTGCCGCCGCTTGCAGCAAAACGGATGAGGAATTAAGTCGCTATTTTGCAAATCCAAAAGTTATCCATCGAGTTGCAATAAAAATGCGTGAGCCGATAGATATACTAAGTGAAGGAACAGTTATGGATCCAAAGCAACTTATCGAACATATAGAAAGTAATATTGGAGACTTTACTTTTAAAGAAGCTTACGAAAAATCAGGAAGAACGCTAAACATTTCCGTATCTGCAACACGAAAACGCCAACGTCCAAGGGTATTAAACCATTTTAGCACTCCTAATTTACTTATTGAACATAGTGCTCTCGCTTCTTGTGCCCTTCCTGGAATTTTTCCACCTGTTACTCTAATACAGAAAAATAAAACAGGAGAAGTGGTTCCTTATATGGAATCGGAAACTTGGATTGATGGGTCTGTGCACTTAGATGTACCTATGCAAAGAATAATAAGGTTACACAATGTTAGCCGATCTATCGTCTCACAAGCAAATCCTCATGTAATTCCTTTTGTAATAGAGGAAAAAAAACAAGGATTATTCCCATTTATGCAAGACTTAATTTCTTCCACTTTACAGGCTCCGTTACTTAAGTTTATGGACTTAGGAGTAGAACTCTCAGAAAAAATGCCTTGGCTTTCCGTTGTTGACAAAGCTCGTTCTATGATTGATCAAGAATATCGAGGAGACATTAACGTCTATTATCCGATGACTCTCG
This sequence is a window from Leptospiraceae bacterium. Protein-coding genes within it:
- a CDS encoding DUF3336 domain-containing protein, giving the protein MEELEFNKATTYEEWLTIANKMDIQEDRISWRKQDESDIFHSQLLREHINIMREYRANKEGLKLIDVVQESLSRHSWELNTPELYKKAYSGTKYIISEYFQEIEDSINFICDNDFAGITDNDKLKIFEEGNRIHGNTALILSGGASFGIYHLGVVKALHQQNLLPRIIAGSSMGAIVAAAACSKTDEELSRYFANPKVIHRVAIKMREPIDILSEGTVMDPKQLIEHIESNIGDFTFKEAYEKSGRTLNISVSATRKRQRPRVLNHFSTPNLLIEHSALASCALPGIFPPVTLIQKNKTGEVVPYMESETWIDGSVHLDVPMQRIIRLHNVSRSIVSQANPHVIPFVIEEKKQGLFPFMQDLISSTLQAPLLKFMDLGVELSEKMPWLSVVDKARSMIDQEYRGDINVYYPMTLESVSKIMTNPTQEEFEDYIRKGELATWPKITFIRDQMHLNKVLEGCIKKLQRKMS